AAAACCTGCTTAACCTGCTAAGACAGGGAGAATTGATGCGTGGAGTAGCCATTCATCTCCATTCGCCCGATTACCGGAATATCTGGAACGGAGAAATCAAAACTTACGAAATGCTGGAAAACAGAATCAAGGCAGGCATCGAAAACGGGCTTCAAAGCTTTGACTATCAGGTAAAAGAACGCGATTTTTTAATCATTAATGCCGAAAACGTGATAGAAACTTTTACCGCTGTCGAAACTGATTATTTGAAAGACGGAAGCACTTCCACGTCCGGGCTAACTGCCATTTCCATACTTTGGCAACTCGTCAGCAACAAATGGAGATTGGCTTATTTACATGCCTCTGAATTGCCAAAAGTAAATTAAACCTCTTTTATCATCATTCACCAAAACATATAAAAACCATGCAAACTTTAGCCGACCTCCAACCTGTCATCTTGTTTAGCTTGTTAATCGCGTTGTATAGCATAGAAAATATACGCCCTTATCTGACTAAACCGGCGAACAAAAAACAACACGACCTGCACAATTTCATCCTTACTTTTATCTCCATTGTTGTCAATATCATTGTCGGAAGCATTGTGGTCATGACCGTTGTATATGCTACCGACCATCAGATTGGACTATTTAACCAAATTGCTTTGCCGCCGGCAGTAGAAATCATCGCCACCATATTGCTGATTGATTTCGGAAGCTATTGCAACCATAACCTTCAGCATAAAATCCCTTTTTTATGGCGGTTTCACAGAGTCCATCATTCCGACCTCTATCTGAACACTTCTTCCTCGCTGCGTTTTCATCCCTTCGATGTGATTTATTCGCAGGGAGTCTATTTTTGTGTCGCCATCCTTGTTTTGGGAGTTTCCATGACCTCCTTCATTCTTTACGGAACCATTGCTTTGGTTTTTGTCATCGTTCAGCACAGCAATATTAAGTTTCCGGATTGGTTCGAAAAATACGGGCGAACTGTATTTTCAACTCCGGGCTGGCATAAAATACATCATTCCGACAACCAAAAATTTACCGACAGTCATTATGGAGATGTATTCACTTTTTGGGATAGAATCTTCGGCACCTGGCATCCGGTAAATCCCGATGAAATCACCTACGGTCTCAAAGAATTTGCCGACACAGAACGGCAAAAAGCAGGTTTTCTGCTCCGCTCGCCTTTTGTGGAGGTGAAAGAGAAATAAAGCATTCTTTTGCACCAAATTTATCAACACAGCTCCGGAGCTCTTTCCTGTTTACCTGCTGCCAGGTGAACTGTTTGTAGAAACTTTGGTCAATTAAATGGCAATAATTCAAAACAAGTTACTACTTTTGACATCATAAATCAGCATAAATTATTAACGCCAAATGGCTGAAATGGAGATAAAAAAGTGAATGTCCTTACCTTAAAGTAGCTATTTTAGTGTGCACTGAGGTTGCCATATTGAGCAAAAAGAGGAGAGGAGATAGGCGAATGAACATAGAAATTAGGCAAAAACCGGCAAAGGTTTGCAAGCACAACTCCGAAATGTTTTGAAGTTTTTGTTTAGCAACAAGTGGTTATTTGATATTGGCGAAAAAGATTTGGCGTTGGCCGCTTTGCCTGTTACAAAGAAGCAAATCAAGCATTTGAAAATACAAAAAAACGATGAAAGGGATTCAAGGAACTTCGAATAAGACCTACCGGCAGTTAATGGGAAATGGGTTGCGGTATGAAATTCCAAAATTTCAAAGAGACTACTCCTGGGAGGCTGAACATTGGGATGACTTGTGGCAAGATATAAATGCACTATTGGCAAATGAAGATAATGAGCATTATATGGGATATTTAGTGCTGCAAACATCCAATAACAAAGAGTTCCATATCATTGATGGTCAGCAAAGATTAACCACCCTGAGTTTGTTGATACTTGCCACATTAAAGTGTTTAAAAGAATTGATTGAAGCAGGAGTTGATCCTGAAAATAATACTAAAAGAAATGATAG
This is a stretch of genomic DNA from Sphingobacteriales bacterium. It encodes these proteins:
- a CDS encoding sterol desaturase family protein gives rise to the protein MQTLADLQPVILFSLLIALYSIENIRPYLTKPANKKQHDLHNFILTFISIVVNIIVGSIVVMTVVYATDHQIGLFNQIALPPAVEIIATILLIDFGSYCNHNLQHKIPFLWRFHRVHHSDLYLNTSSSLRFHPFDVIYSQGVYFCVAILVLGVSMTSFILYGTIALVFVIVQHSNIKFPDWFEKYGRTVFSTPGWHKIHHSDNQKFTDSHYGDVFTFWDRIFGTWHPVNPDEITYGLKEFADTERQKAGFLLRSPFVEVKEK